The sequence CTGGCTGGCCGCGTTCGAGCTTAACCTGATGAGCGCGGTCCGCTTCTCCCGCGCCGCGGTCCCCCACATGCGCGCCAGGGGCTGGGGCCGGATTATCAATATCACCTCGGTGGCGGTCAAGCAGCCGGTGGACGGGCTGATCCTGTCAAACTCCGTGCGCGCGGGAGTTGTGGGCATGGCCAAGACCCTGAGCAACGAGCTGGCCGGCGAGGGGATCCTGGTAAACAATGTCTGCCCAGGCTTTATCGAGACAGACCGCTCGGTGAGCCTGGTGACCCGCCGGGCGGAAAACGCAGGCTGCGAATATGACCAGATGCTCGCGCAGTTGACCTCCACGATCCCGCTGGGACGAATGGGCAGGCCGGAGGAGCTGGCCGCGCTGATCGCGTTTTTGGCCAGCGAGCGGGCCGGCTATATCACCGGGGCCACGATCCAGGTTGACGGCGGCCTGATGCGGGCGCTGATGTAAGGCCGGCGATTTCGATCCGAACAGCCGACACTTGTATGCTGCGGCAGGTCAAATTAAAGCGATGGAGCGGGCGATGCGTTTTAAAGTGAACTTTTTGATGATACCCCTGCTGGCGGCGGCGCTGGTCCAGCCGCTGGCGGCACAGGTCCATACACCCTGGGTTACGCTCAGAGGCGAGCCTGATACCAGAGATCTGGGCAGGCTGGTGACCACTCTCTACGAGAACGCGGCAGCAGTGACAGACCGTCAGAAAGCCGAGACGCTCTGGAGCTACCTGCTGACCGACGGCCGGTTCGTGGAGCCGGGTATGTTCTACCATATCGCCGGCTGGGCCTACGAGGAGCCGCTGGGCGAGGTGCTCGACCCGCTCAAGCTGCTCAACAGCTACGGCTTCGGGCTGTGCTACCAGGATGGCCCACTGCTCGAGGCCCTGTTCGAGGCGGGCGGGTTCGCTGACGCACGCAGCTGGTTCCTGACCGGCCACACTGTCTGCGAGGTCTTTTTCGACAAACGCTACAGCATGCTCGACTGCGATATGCTGGGCTACACCACGGTGGGCGACGGCGACCCGCGGAGTTCGCCGATAGCCGGCGTCCGCGAATTGGAGGCCGACGGCGATATCATCATGGGCAAGCTGCTGGCGCCGAATAAAGCCGACAGCATGAAAGTAGTCTATCCGTGGTACCCGGCCGATGTCCGCGCCAGGGCGATGGAGAGCTACGCAGGGCTGTTCACCTCTACCGGCGACAACTGGCTGTTTCCGTTCAGGCGCTATCCCCGCGGCCACAGCATGGACTTTGTCCTGCGGCCGGGCGAGAAACTGGTTCGCTATTACGCTCCTGAAAGCCAAAGCCTTTATTACCTGCCGTACAAGCAGGCCGGCGGTGTCTGGGAGGAATTTCCAAACGAACTGGAGAGATGGAATATCCGCACCGAGGACGGGCCGCGCAGCCAGAAGGACGAGCGCAGGTGGGCCACCGGCCGGCTGGTCTATACACCGCCGTTGCACAGGCGGAGCGCGTTCTACCCGGTCGAAGCAGAGGGGTTC comes from Candidatus Glassbacteria bacterium and encodes:
- a CDS encoding SDR family oxidoreductase, with protein sequence MDLGLKDKTAVVCGASKGLGFAAALELAREGANVVVCSRDEKNIIAAAERIAEQTGAGTLGIAADVSEPGAEEKVIGLTVKKFGGVDILVNNAGGPPAGSFAEHDDGAWLAAFELNLMSAVRFSRAAVPHMRARGWGRIINITSVAVKQPVDGLILSNSVRAGVVGMAKTLSNELAGEGILVNNVCPGFIETDRSVSLVTRRAENAGCEYDQMLAQLTSTIPLGRMGRPEELAALIAFLASERAGYITGATIQVDGGLMRALM